The sequence acaattatttaaattatcagtACCAAAAACTGGAatatttgttgaattaattaatgtttTATACAAATCAATTCTCTCTTGATAAACCCATGGATTTACTACTttggaaaaaattaatgaaaaatttaaaattaaaataaataatgataataaattatttttaatataaatcattttattattattattgttaataatgatcaaaatgattttttttttctaatttcaaacttgtgttttttttattattattttttttttttttttaaattatattatttttttttttttttttttttatttggtattATCATATCTCCcgttaaaaaaaagtaaaaaaaaaaaaaaaacccctaCTTTGCTAATGCTGATGGTCTTATTTTTTGACCATTaacaacaaaaaagaaaatcaatacACAAAAATCACGTGGCATcataaaaaatgttttaacaACTATTAACTTGGGTTCCggcaatttaaaaaaaaaaaaaaaaaaaaaaaaaaaaattaatcaatgaAAGGTCACAAACACACTGGTGTGGTCATCTTGAAAAGTCattctaactttttttttttttttataataattattattttcattttcattaattttatttttatttttataacatTTAATGGTgcttaaaaataataaaaaataaaaataaaaactattggtttaaaacaaattctgtaattttataatttttcaaacattgtaacttttatttttatttttttttattttttttttttttatttttgtttttattttttatttttatttttatttttatttttatgtttgttgatttattatttccaacATTTTCATGTTgctgatattattattacttattatttctattattcaatatgaataatagtaattttgaatattttttttttagttttaaaaaaaaaaatatatattttaatattaaataagtGGTAatgtatcattatttttgttattactTCCATCATTGGAGTGATGTTGGCTgttattgttaataataatattgttgttgttgttattgttattaccattatcattattattattatcactttGATGAATACTATcagtatttatatttatatttaaatctaaatctGAATCGAAATCcaaatcttcatcatcatcatcttcctcatcatcatcgaaACGTAATGGATTAGAATCCAATTCATGATCGTGTGAGGATTGAATAACCATTTTTTCAAAGATTTCAATTGCTTCATTTGCTAAAGGTGGTACTCTCTTTCTAAACCAAGGTTTGAAGTatttatcatcaaatgattcaTAAAGTTTAGTTCTATCTTTTTGTTTGGTTTGCTTACTCATTGGTTTTGAAATATTGTCCAAAGACTGATCGGTTTGTGATGTTTTAATACCCAATACTCTTAATAAAGGATATGTACCCATACCAAACACAAAGATTGTAAACACCACAACCAATAATGTATTGGTTCTAATATATGCATTCATATGTTCATCCTCTGAAATATAATCCAAAGACAAAGAGAATGCAAATGCTCCTCTTAAACCTGCAAACCAAATAGCAACTTGAATTACCCATGGTATTTTtgtctttaaaaatttatttaataaaaaacacaTTGGAAATACTGATATTGCTCTTGCTAAACATGTAAATaacttaattttaaaaaatatatatatatatatatataaatattagataagtattttaattattaatctaTTTATATCTATCTGTAAATATCATATGACACACTTACAATACTCCAAGAGAATAAACCAAGATCAAATTTGAATTCATGGGCAGTTAAACTTAAACCAAAATAAAGGAATAAGAAAGTTTCAGAGATGAAAGCAGCAGTTCTAAATAATTGACCACTTGTTAACTTTGTATAGGGTGATAAACTATAGGCACCATATTGATTTAAAGTGATACCGAAAAAGAATACCGCCAATACACCAGAGATATCCAATGCACCTGCCAACACATAAGACATATATGAAAACATAACCATGAAAATGGTTTCCAATGCAGGGAATTTACCAATGTTGATccatttcaaaatcaatgataataacaatgcCATAACTACACCCAATATTACTGAACCAATTGCAACCACTGTAAACATTGCACAACTTATAATGATATCTCTTGTACTTGTATCTTCAACAACACTATATAACATCATTGAAGTTGcatcatttaaaatacttTCACCTAGTACTAAAATATATAACATTGGATCAACATTTAATGCTTGAAAAATTGCTAATGTACAAACTGGATCTGTACTACTAATAATTGATccaaatctatttttttataataaaaaatcaaaaaaaaaaaaaaaaaaatatatttattagcATCACATATGTTGGtgaattgaattgaattgaattgaattgaattgaattgaaaatataaaatactTACGCAAATGAATCTTTTAATGAAAGTGCTATTGATACACCAAAGTAACCAACTATATAAATGCCAAATCCAACAActaaaaatgtaataattgTACCAAATACAGCAAACATTAAAATTGgtccaatattattaaagaaatcagtctgaaaaaaaaaaaaaaaaagaaataaattattaatatttatttttattttttattttttattttttatttttttatttttttattttttattttaaaaaatacaaacttTATGTAAAGAATAACCAGTTTCAAAGATAATTGTTggtaaaatgaataaaaagaaattctcTGGTTCGAAACTAACGACATGATTTACAATATCACTATAAAAGAATCTGAAAACAATACCCAATATAATTCCATATGTGACGACGGCAACTGATTCTGGTACGAATGGTATATCCAATGAAATGATgaaataaactattaataCTGACCCTGTTAAAATtaacataataataaagataattgtATTTGCTTCACGTTGATTTGCTAATGCATTTTGTTTGGTATTGTTTTTTTCGCCACAGCtaccactattactactactaccgaATAATATTTCAGTACTACTACTATCTATACCAATATCAtgtattaaatgattttgattttctggtgttattaatattttattattatcgtcgtcatcatcaccatcaccatcattattattattaatattaatatttttgttgtcgttattgctattatcactattataATGATTATTGCTTTTTATTAATGTTGTTTTAGTCGATGAAACACTTGAgtaaaataaagataataaaagaacaactattaatatataacttttgttcaatttcattattattttttattttatttttttttttttttaaaagtttttttttttttttttttttcgtgtAATAAATATGTATAAATTGTATGTGCgttttgttaaaaataattatcacttcttgtttttttttttatttatttatttatttatattttttttttttttttttttttttatctataataattaaaaaaataataaaaaaaaaaaaaaaaaaaatttataattatagtaATATTATGACATGAGAgtaaaatgaatattatttgaatatctTTGTGTGTGAAGGGTGGTGTGGATgtctttgaaaattttaaaataaaaaagaaaaaaaaaaaaaaaaacaaaaaacaaaaaaaacaaaaaaaaaaaaaaaaaaaattaaacaaagcaaaaaaaataaaaaataaaaaaaaaaataaattaaaaaaaaaataaataaaaaaaagcatCTTAACTGGTAAAAGTTTGAAGTCTTTATTTCATGTCAAAAagtacctttttttttttttgttttttttttaatttttttttaattttttttttttttttatcctgTATAGAATCTAAATTGTAGATAAATATCTACACATCAACTTAATCTATGAAAATAGTTTTGACACTTgagaaaatagaaaaatattttttttttataaataattgtttaaaaaaaaaaaaaaaaaaaaaaaaaaaaaaaaaaaaaaaaaataataataataataataattaaaattcttataattattttttattcccacccaagaaaaaaaaacatcatcatcatcatcattgcTGCGACCTTttataaaaagatatttttgcgtttttgttttttttttatttttttatttttaaattttttttttttttttttttttttcaaaactaaatcttttttttttatttttttatttttttttttcctctaaATAtcccaattttattatttatttttatttattcatttatttttttaccaacccttatttatttaatttttttttaaaataagaaaaaaaaaaaaaaaaaaaaaaaataaataaataaataaataaaatttttaaaagatgacAATATGTCAACCAATTCCATGTGGTGGATCCTATTTTTGGAATATAGTTGAACcatataaaaatgatgaatatGTATTTGTAATGCAAAGTTATAATGGACCATTTAGGTGGAAATCAGAAGAATATAGAATCGTTTTAATGTGTGGTCCAAATTCAAATGGCTACATTATAGCCACATCAACTTTATTTAGTGAAATCTTTTCAAATTGGGAGATTATCACAACAATTTATAAAGAAAAGATTGAAAAAACAGGTCTTAGTCATTTCTCTGACACTTTTTTAATACAACTATATAAGAAATTAgctaaaaaattatcacaAGTTAATTCTCCAATCTTTACAGAAGAGGAACAAAATattcaaccaccaccacaaccacaactaccacctcaacaaccaccaccaccacctcaaATACAAGAATCACAACCAATCCAAGAACAAATTGAACAAATTATATTACCAACGACATTAGAATTTCCAAAAAGTAGagataatgaagaaattaaaattattaaaaaaagaaaaatcgtggcattatttaaaacattatATAGAGTTGATGCAATGACAATTATTGAAAGGGATTATAGTTCATCAAGTCAATGGATAGAATGGGTTGATGAGTCTACAGGAATGAGACCAATTCATGTCGCTGTCGAAAGAATGAATGTTCAATtggttaaatatttaattgaacgTAAAGCAGAtgtaaatataaaagatAATCAAGGTTGGTCACCATTACATTTCTCATCATTTGCTGGTAGTTTAGATATTTGTCAAATTCTATTAGATCAAGGTAATGCTGCTGttttaacaatttcaaaagatggtacattaccattacattatttaattagaCATTGTTATTCAATAAATGtaccatcttcatcatcaaatagtaataataataaagataataataataataattataaagataataataagtttaatagtaatttatcaattaattataataatggtggagattgtaataatttaacattaaaacaaaaacaggaaagtaataataaattattttcaattttatcattattacttAGTAAAGGTACACCAATAAATGCAAAAACTATACGTGGTGAAACTGCATTACATCGTGCATGTTATTATGGTTCAGCACAGTCtgttaaatttttacatCAAAATGGTGCAGATGTAAATGTTCAAAATTCACGTGGTGAAACACCACTTTATTTCGCAGTTGTAAGTCGTCAACGTGAGATTGTAAAACTTTTAATCGAATATGGTAGTGATGTTAATATTGGTGGTGAACGTTCTGCTTTAAAAGCTGCTGATAAAACAAaccaaaatgaaatttattattttttagcTGGTTTTTCTGATGAAAAATCTGTATCTGATTCAAAAAgagattattataataataatgatgaaaatgatagcaataataataataataattataatgatgaaaatgataatattcatagacataatcaaaataatcaaggtaataatcaaaatcattcAATGGATTGTTGTTCAAAGATTGAAAATGGTCAAGAATGTAGTTGTGGTGATTTAAGTAATACAGCACATCCATTCTATCCACATGTTTTCGTTTTCATTGATTTTCCTGCTGGTACAACTCATTGCTCCTATTGTAAATACTTATTATGGGGTATTAGAAAACAAGGTTTCCAATGTGAAGTTTGCTCATACATTGTTCATTCAAGATGTAAAAGACAAGCAACATTAACAAATACTTGTGGTATACCTGATTCAAAAGAAACTATTTCTTCTTCAGTTGTAAATGATTTCTTAACAAAATCAAGAGaccaaaatattaataataataatgaggAAGAAGGTGTAGAAGTAGTAGAAGaagatcatcatcataataaCATCAATAATaacatcaataataataataaaagatcaCCACAAAGAAAACAAACAATAAGACAACCATTACataaacaaaatattaatagaaAAAGATTAGAAAGTTTATATAATCATTTCATAACATTGgataaagaaaagaaaggttcaattttaaaaaaagattttgaaaaatgtTTAGGTCCAATCATTAATAGCTcagaatcattatcaaatgcTTTATTTTTAGGTTTTAATCCAAAAAAACATGATAAAATGAGTTATGTTGAATTTTTAACTGGTGTTTCTGTATTACAAAATTCAACTTTTGATAAACAAATTCAAtgtaatttatataatttttatgaaaaaaaaaaaaaaaaaaaaaaaaaaaagtaattaatttattaattttattattattatagtttcatttaaaatgCTAGCAGGTGAAAAAGGTTATATTACAGTGGAAGagtttttatcaattttagaaTCAATCTATTCTTCATTAACAAATTTAACTATTGTAACATGTAATCCACAAGCATTTCTAAAAAGATTATTCCctgaattttcatttagttatcaaagaaaacaaaaactattattacaacaacaacaacaattacagcagcaacaacaacaacaacaacaacagcagcaacaaaaATCATCATGGTCCTCAACTTCACCTTCACCTTCATCAACTACTAATTCTCTTAGAAATAGTTTAAGACTATCAAGAGctatagataataataataatcataataatcataaccataatcataataatagtaatattaacaatGAAGATGATTTAAATCTTGATTCAGATTCAGACTCTGATTCATTCCCAACACCATCAACCTCTCcacttttatttaaaattggtataaaaaataaacaacaacaacaacaacaacaacaacaacaacaacagcaacaacaacagcaacaacaacaacaacaacaacaacaacaacaacaacaagaacaacagcaacaacaacaacaagaaaaccaacaaataataaaagatgaGAATGAAACAGTAGAAAATCAATCACAAGAGATAAAGCAAAAAGAagatgaaaatcaaaaagaagttgaaaatcaaaaacaagatttaaaaaatcaaaaagaagaaaaagaagaagaggaagaaatAAAGGAACAAAGAAAATTTGAAAccaaaaatgataattttgttCAAGTTAATACAAAGAAATCAGTTAGAGGTAGTATATTTTT comes from Dictyostelium discoideum AX4 chromosome 2 chromosome, whole genome shotgun sequence and encodes:
- the nhe1 gene encoding Na-H exchanger; this encodes MKLNKSYILIVVLLLSLFYSSVSSTKTTLIKSNNHYNSDNSNNDNKNININNNNDGDGDDDDDNNKILITPENQNHLIHDIGIDSSSTEILFGSSSNSGSCGEKNNTKQNALANQREANTIIFIIMLILTGSVLIVYFIISLDIPFVPESVAVVTYGIILGIVFRFFYSDIVNHVVSFEPENFFLFILPTIIFETGYSLHKTDFFNNIGPILMFAVFGTIITFLVVGFGIYIVGYFGVSIALSLKDSFAFGSIISSTDPVCTLAIFQALNVDPMLYILVLGESILNDATSMMLYSVVEDTSTRDIIISCAMFTVVAIGSVILGVVMALLLSLILKWINIGKFPALETIFMVMFSYMSYVLAGALDISGVLAVFFFGITLNQYGAYSLSPYTKLTSGQLFRTAAFISETFLFLYFGLSLTAHEFKFDLGLFSWSILFTCLARAISVFPMCFLLNKFLKTKIPWVIQVAIWFAGLRGAFAFSLSLDYISEDEHMNAYIRTNTLLVVVFTIFVFGMGTYPLLRVLGIKTSQTDQSLDNISKPMSKQTKQKDRTKLYESFDDKYFKPWFRKRVPPLANEAIEIFEKMVIQSSHDHELDSNPLRFDDDEEDDDDEDLDFDSDLDLNININTDSIHQSDNNNNDNGNNNNNNNNIIINNNSQHHSNDGSNNKNNDTLPLI
- the PIPkinA gene encoding ankyrin repeat-containing protein; this encodes MTICQPIPCGGSYFWNIVEPYKNDEYVFVMQSYNGPFRWKSEEYRIVLMCGPNSNGYIIATSTLFSEIFSNWEIITTIYKEKIEKTGLSHFSDTFLIQLYKKLAKKLSQVNSPIFTEEEQNIQPPPQPQLPPQQPPPPPQIQESQPIQEQIEQIILPTTLEFPKSRDNEEIKIIKKRKIVALFKTLYRVDAMTIIERDYSSSSQWIEWVDESTGMRPIHVAVERMNVQLVKYLIERKADVNIKDNQGWSPLHFSSFAGSLDICQILLDQGNAAVLTISKDGTLPLHYLIRHCYSINVPSSSSNSNNNKDNNNNNYKDNNKFNSNLSINYNNGGDCNNLTLKQKQESNNKLFSILSLLLSKGTPINAKTIRGETALHRACYYGSAQSVKFLHQNGADVNVQNSRGETPLYFAVVSRQREIVKLLIEYGSDVNIGGERSALKAADKTNQNEIYYFLAGFSDEKSVSDSKRDYYNNNDENDSNNNNNNYNDENDNIHRHNQNNQGNNQNHSMDCCSKIENGQECSCGDLSNTAHPFYPHVFVFIDFPAGTTHCSYCKYLLWGIRKQGFQCEVCSYIVHSRCKRQATLTNTCGIPDSKETISSSVVNDFLTKSRDQNINNNNEEEGVEVVEEDHHHNNINNNINNNNKRSPQRKQTIRQPLHKQNINRKRLESLYNHFITLDKEKKGSILKKDFEKCLGPIINSSESLSNALFLGFNPKKHDKMSYVEFLTGVSVLQNSTFDKQIQFSFKMLAGEKGYITVEEFLSILESIYSSLTNLTIVTCNPQAFLKRLFPEFSFSYQRKQKLLLQQQQQLQQQQQQQQQQQQQKSSWSSTSPSPSSTTNSLRNSLRLSRAIDNNNNHNNHNHNHNNSNINNEDDLNLDSDSDSDSFPTPSTSPLLFKIGIKNKQQQQQQQQQQQQQQQQQQQQQQQQQQQQQEQQQQQQQENQQIIKDENETVENQSQEIKQKEDENQKEVENQKQDLKNQKEEKEEEEEIKEQRKFETKNDNFVQVNTKKSVRGSIFFAPLDSHEKINNISSIGNHRSLIRNSSSSVLDNNSNNSNNNNNNKNNNESTATPNTTNSTTPITSATTSTSSSPSSSYKSQSLPDLPSHIPKTPTKSSIINNNNNTSKTITTKSSSSFENGLNNSGIDNNYISKKEKIENDKVFQLNGRIYFKEFKQALSDNLYFVKSLGLVNHYENPLIRETEGNDGLLVNHSSNWVTSQGKDVSIGHINWELIQYIMIGIRRSAGEAIVLTNRATLKPKDFEMVVEFKYDGWTFKDHYPLAFKKIRERLEIDPKMFMFSLGPERVFGNLLLGNLSVLSEMNSSGKSGSVFFRSTEGDYLIKTIPTHEESILKAVLPTYVQHLQKYPNSLLIKILGCYTLQIKGKAEMKFLVMNNLFFTPLPLSEKYDLKGSVINRKVDKNDLLLPDIALKDQEFHRILDIGPEFKAPLLEQIEHDTMFLESHNICDYSLLVGIHTIDENSPLALSDDDDPDLSNVGGVKRDTWKVLEEEFFKKTSGKISLFQKNFGGILSKNKKEVYFIAIIDTFTAWDWWKKSERALKFLGNDLDKISAVNPTDYRKRFQHYVSKIVQ